Part of the Ardenticatenales bacterium genome is shown below.
CTCCAGGACAAGGCCATCAGGTAGAGCCTGCGTCACCGTAATGCTTTTTTCTTCGGCAAGCGGGCGCAATTGGTCCACAATCGCGGATAGAAGGTCAGCCACATCCATGCGGTCCGCGTCGCGCAGTACCCGCCCCTGGTCCAATCGCGCCATCAGCAGCAGGTCATTGCTGAGGCGGGCCAGCCGGTCCACCTGCTCCTCCATCTCCCGCAGCGTCGTTACGTAATCATCCGTAGACCGGGGCTGACTCAGAGTGACGCCGATACGTCCTTTTAGTGCAGTCAATGGCGTGCGTAGCTCGTGCGCCGCGTCCCCCGTAAAGCGTCGCTCCCGCGCAAAAGCCGTTTGCAGCCGATCCAGCATGGCGTCAAACGTCTGCGCCAGTCGTCCCACCTCGTCGGCGGGTCCGTCGTACTGGATGCGCTGCTTCAGGTCGCCGCCGCCGATGGCCTGCGCCGTGCGCGTCATGCGATCAATGGGGGCCAGCGCCCGCCGTGCCAGAAAAGCGCCGCCCAAACTAGCCAGCAGCAGCGCCAACGGCCCGCCCAACAGCATCAGCGTTGCCAACCGCCCCAGCGTGTCGCTGATCGGGTCCAGGTCGGCGATGGCTTGCACCCATCCGGCAACCCCTTCTACATTGAGCGGTAGCACGTAGACGCGCCAGGCATCATCTTGCACCGTCTGCATCGCCGCGCCCGTTTCCGGGCCAACCAGCGGCGGCACGGCGCTGACCTGTCCGGCCACATCCCAGATTGCGCCGGCGGCGTCGGTCAGATAAAGGGTGTATTCATCGCCAACCGGTTCCATTTCGCGGCTTCCCGTCGCCTGAAACCGCAGTTCTTGACCATCGCGCGCGACATTTTGGGCGGCTTGCGCGGCGACCGCTTCCAGAGAGGCATCTAGCTGGCTGAGCAAGCTGGAACGCAATTCGAGATAGAGGAAAGCGGCGAAAAGCAGCAGGATGAGGCCCAGGGTGAGCAGATACCAGAGTGTGAGTCGCCAGCGCAAGGGGAGTTGACGGGAGAAGCGGCGCTTCGGCATGTCAAACTGCCTCGCTCAGCCTGTAGCCAAAGCCGCGGATGGTGTGGATCAGTGGGTAGTCGCTGTCCCGATCAATCTTGCGCCGCAAATAGCCAATGTAAACATCCACGACGTTGGACTCGTTGTAAAAATCGAAATTCCAGACGTGTTCGCCGATTTGCGTGCGGCTGAGTACCTGGTTTGGGTGGCGCATCAGATACTCCAGTACAGCGAATTCCCGCGGACTGAGGTCAATCAACCGGCTGCCGCGCCGTACTTCCCGTCTGGCAGTGTCCAGGGCCAGGTCGCTTACTTGCAGCACGGTCTGGCTTTGCAGAGGGGGGCGGCGCAGCAACGCGCGCACGCGCGCCAGCAGTTCGGCAAAAGCAAAAGGCTTCACCAGGTAATCGTCGGCTCCCGCGTCCAGGCCGGTCACGCGGTCGTCCACCGTATCCCGGGCCGTGAGCATGAGGGCCGGGGTCTGGTCGCCGCGCCGACGCAGATCACGCAGCGCGTCCAGCCCACTCATGACGGGGAGCATGATGTCCAGCACGTAGGCGTCATAGTCCGCCGCCAGGGCATAATCCACGGCAGCGCGCCCGTCGCCGACAAGGTCCACGGCGTAGCCCGCTTCCATGAGACCTTGCCGCACAAAACCGGCAATGCCGGGTTCGTCTTCCACAACCAAAATCCGCATGACAACCTCCAAGGCGCATGATTTGACTGCCCACGTATTATCGGCTCGCCAGCATTCCCAGGCTATGGCGCCGCCAACCATTCATCAAAAAACGCCACGATCCGCCGCGCATACGCCTCTGGATGTGTTTGCGGCAGGCCGCTGTGCCAGGAATCCGGCACATTCCAGTGCGCCTTCGGCTCGCCCGCCAGCGCAAAAAACATCTCGTTCTGCCGCTTTTCCAGGCCACTACCCGTCGACACCAGCAGCAGCGGACGCGGCGCGATACGCCCGATCATCTCGCTGTTTGGCGTCGGCTGTGGCATGCCCAACTCCCAGGACATAAGGGCGAAAAGCAGCGGAAACGGGGTGTGCATGATCCGTTCCCGTATCGTCGCCGGTGGCGGGATGTCATCCCCCACGGCAAAACCCACGCCGTCTACCAACACGGCGCGCAGCGCCTCGTTCTGGGCGGCGGCGTTGAGGGCGATTTCGCCTCCGGTGGAGACGCCCAGAATGCCAATGCGGTTGGCGTCTACTTCGGGTCGGGCTTGCAGGAAAGCAATCGCTGCCGGCACATCCGCAATATCCTGCCAGCCAAAAGAGCGTCGCCGGCCTCCACTTTCCCCGCTGGCGCGTGCATCGTACATCAGCACGCCATAACCCTCCCGCGCCAACACCCGCGCCTGAAACCACGTTCCCATGCGATTCCCCCCGTACCCATGCAGCAGAATCACGGCGGCGCCATTCCGCGTGGGAATGTACCAGCCCGCCAGCGCCGCGCCATCCGGGGCAGCCAGCCTCACATCTTCATACACAAATCCCTCGTCCGCCGGCGTCAGGCAGCAAACATCAGACGGCATGGGTCGCGTCAGCAAGTAGATCGTGCCCTGAACATAGGCGACCGTTCCCAAAAGAAGCGGCACCGCGAGTAACTTCGCCCAATAACGAATGCCCCGTTTTTGTCGTGGTTGTTGCGGCATTGACTGCATCAAAACGCCTCTCGTTTTTCGTTGACGGTTAACGGTTGATTGTTGGCAGCGGGCATCGTTCCACTAACTCCCTCCGGCCATTGCCGTCGCCATTTCCGGGGTGGGCTGCGCATCGGGGAGTTCCTCCTCAACATGGCGCACCCGGGGCGAAGCAAGCGCCATCAGGGTGACAAGAATAACGGTCACGCCCATGACTATAAACAAAAGCCCAATCCCCCGCCCGCCGCCGACGCCAATCACGCGCCCCACCGTCTGGCTTAACGGGCCACCCTCAACCAGCAGCGGCTCAAAAACGTAATCCGCGAGCGGACCGGCGGCCAGTGACGCCACGGGCAGAACGGCCGTCGTTGCCGCATTTTTGAGCGCAAAAACGCGCCCCTGGATGTCTGGGTCCACCTTGCTTTGCCAGATGGCTTCGTCGGAACCGCCGATAATGGGGACGGTGAGCAGTGCCAGGAACATGGCCATGGTGACGAGCATGACCTGGGGGCGCAGACCAATCAGGATCAATCCCATGCCGAGCAAGAAGCCCGGCCCCAACACGCCAAGCACGCGCCGCTTTGGTCCGCCGGACGCGCTCATCAGGCCGCCGCCCACCAGCATGCCCAGGCTGCCAATGGACATCACGCGCCCCAATGTCGTTTCCGTCGCAAACTCTAGCACCAACGGAATAAAGAGAACCTGGGCCACGCCGTAAATCAGTCCCACCAGGCTCATGAACAACAGCAGCCCCATCAGGCCAGGGCGTTGGCGGATATAGCGCCAGCCGGCGGCGGTTTCGTTGCCAAATGAGCCTCGCCCGGCGGCGGAGTCGCCTTCTGGCTGCGCGGATGGGGCCGATTGGGCCAGATGGGGGAGGCGGATCAGGGATAGGGTGAGGACGGCAAAGAGAAAGGTGGCAAAGTCGATGAGGATGACACCCTGAAGGTGGATGAAGGGCAGCAGCGCACCTGCCAGAACGGGGGAGGCGATTTCGCCGACGCCGCGGCCGAGTTGTACCAGGCCATTGGCGCGACCAAGCTGCTCTTTGGGGACGACGCGGGCGATGAGGGAAGCGTAGGCGGGCCATTGGATGGAGCGGAAGGCGGCATTGGCGGCTACGGACACGTAGATATGCCAGATTTCCAGCCGTCCAACCCAAAATAACACTGCAATGAAGAGGGTGCTCAAAGCCGCGCCGGAGTCGCTGATGATCATTGCCAGCCGTTTGTCCCAACGGTCTACTAAGGACCCGGCCAGGGGGGACATAACCACAATGCCCATGTAGAAGAACAGCGTTACCAGCGCCAACTGCGTGGCGGAGCCGGTTCCCTGGTATACCCAAACACTGAGGGCGAAGCTGGTCAGGCCGGAACCGATCAGGGAAACGAGTTGACCGCCCCAAACGATGAAAAAGCCGCGGATGCCTTGCCGCGCCGTTGTCTCTGAACTCATGTGTTATGTCTCCTGTCCTTAGTCCGCGTTTTCTAATGCTTCGCGGAAGCAAATGCCCAGAATGCGGGCGTTTTCCCGATTTTCGATCATGCTGTTGTGGTTGCCAGGAACGGTGACGACGCGGAACGGGCCGGTCATTCGTGTGCCCCAACCCAGGTCTTCTGGTTCGGCGGGGGGATGGTCGGCGGCGCGGAAGAGGATGGCGGGGCCATCGTAGGGGCGAATCTGGTAGCTGCATTCGGCGCGCATATTGGCTTCGTAGACGTGCAGGTAGGTGCGCATGTAGTCCAGGGTGACGTCAGGGGGGACGGCGTCCAGGGCTTTGGCTTGTTGCAGGAGGTATGCTAACTGTGCCGATGGGTCGAGGTGGGCTACGTCGGCCACGGAAACGTCATGTCCGGCGCCTTTGAGGGTGGCGACGAAGAAGCTGACTTCGTTATTAAGGGCCTGGGTGTCTATGTCTGCCGGCATTTCCTCTTGCTCGCTCGACGTATCCAACAATGCCAACAAATTTACCTGCTCTCCCCGCGCCCGCAACTGCTGCGCCATCGCGTGCGCCACCAATCCCCCTGAACACCACCCGCCCAGGAGATACGGACCATGTGGCTGCACCTCGCGCATCGCCGCGATGTAGCGGGCGGCCAGCGCCTCCATCTGGTCGGGCATCCGCTCGTGCCCCCCCAACCCCACGGCTTCGATTCCATAAAATGGACGGTCGTGCATACCGCGCCCGCCTTTGCCCATGTGCTGTGCCATTTCGTAGTAGCAAAGCACATTGCCGCCTGCCGGATGCACACAAAAAACGGGTCGCTTATAGCCTTCCGGCTGAATGGCAATGACCGGTCCCTGGGCGGCATCCGCGCTTTGTTGGCGAATGAGCGCGGCCATCTCGGCGATGGTGGGTCCCTGAAAGAGTGCGGAGAGCGGGAGTTGTACGTTCATTTTCTGCTGTACCTGGGATACCAGGCGGGCGGCCAGCAGGGAATGTCCGCCTATCTCGAAGAAGTTGTCCTTAACGCCCAGACGACGGCCATTGAGGACGCTTTCCCAGATTTGCACCAGTTGCAGTTCGGTCATGTTGCGCGGGGGCAGGTAGGCGGCGTGCAGGTCGTCCGGGTGGGCTTCGGGGTCGGGCAGGGCGCGCCGGTTGATTTTGCCGTTTGGGGTCAGGGGCAGCACGTCGAGGATGACGAAAGATGCCGGCATCATATACTCCGGCAGCCGCTCTTTTAGAAAAACGCGCAATGCCGGCACAAGCGCCTGCACCGCGGCCGTTCGCGTCGGATTATTGGCATACTGTCGCCAGGAACGGGCCGACTGCCTGGTTCGGATTCGCGGCGCATAACCACGAACGCCCGCCCTCACCAAAAGCACCTCACAAGCCCCCTCATCGTGCCCATCCCACATCACCACCGCCTCGTAAGGCAGCCGCTCCCCCAACGCCCAAAACACAGACGGGTCTATCCCCGTAGTCGCCACGCTTGCCAGCCGTTCGCGGTAGGCGGACACCGGCGCTTCCGGCTCCGCCTGCTTCATCCACGCTTGCGCTACCCGCTCCGCGTGCAGGCGGGCATTGGGCACGCGGCTGATCCAAACGGCATCCGGTTGCTGTCCCCTCAATAGTTGCTCCAGGGACGCCAGCGTGACGGATTGCGCCTGCCAATCCAGCTCGATCTCGTTTGGCGGTTTTCCCTCCGTCGTTGTCTCCTGATCCAGGCGTAAAACCACATCGTAGCGGAAACGAGTAAGCTCATTTTCCGCCACGCCCCGTTTGAGATGAACCTCGGCGCGCATAATGGGGGGCAGATGGGCAGCACTACCGGGCAGGGCAGCGAAGAAGTCTGGATCGACAACCAACTCGTTTTCCTGCGCCTGGCTTACCTTGACGGTCTGTTCGATCTGCGCTTTTGTGGTCTCCTCATGCGCCTGGAATAGGGCCACGGACAAGTGGAATGTCTGCAGCAAGGCCAGGTTACGCACGTCTCCCACGAAAATGGCTCCACCAGGTCGCAGCAGGCGGGCCGCTTCGGAAAGAACGTGACGCAAGTAATCAATGGACGGGAAGTATTGCACGACTGAATTGAGAATAACCAGGTCGAAATGCTGTTCAGGCAGGCCACGGAGGTTGCCTGCTTCCCGCTGTTCTACCGTGGCGTGCGGCATGGGCTGCGCGTGCAGGCGGTGACGAATGTAATCCAGCGGCTCTCGCACAAAATCGGTGCCGTGGTATTGAGCAACATGGGGGGCTATTTGGAAAAGAAGCATCCCGCTGCCGCACCCTATCTCTAACACCCGCGCCGTTTGCTCTCCTTGTTGCGCCAGCAGGGCGCGAATGCGGGAGACGGTTTCTGCCAGCCACTCTTCCATCTCTTCATGGGGAATAGGTTGGTGCGTGTAGCTGCTATCCCAACCGCTGGCCTGGAAAGGGGAGAGCGTTTGCAGGCGCACGGGATCATAAACGTCGTCCCACACATTGCGCCAATTGGCGACTTGCTCTTGTGTCAGTTGGTCGCTTCCCTGCGTTAGATCGGGGAGGACGTAGGCGACGAGTTTTTTGTCGCCATACTCGTCGGGTCGGGCCACGACTACGGCCTCTTGCACTTGTGCGTGCTGGCGCAGGGCGGTTTCGATTTCACCTAATTCGATGCGAAAACCGCGTACTTTGACCTGGTGGTCGATGCGGCCAATGAATTCCAGGAGGCCATCGGGGAGGTAGCGCACGAGGTCGCCTGTTTTGTACAGGCGCGCGCCGGGCGCGGGGGTGAAGGGGTCGGGCACAAAGGCGGCGTCGGTGCGTTCGGGATCATGCAGGTAGCCGCGGCCAACGCCAATGCCGGCAATACACAACTCGCCCCGCACCCCGCGCGGCACAGGCGCCAGATGTCCGTCCACCACGTAGGCACGCATGTTCATGACCGGGCGACCAATGGGCATATGAATCACGGACTCCGGCGGCGGCGCGTAAATGGGATAGTGGGTCACATCATCGGAGCATTCCGTGGGACCGTAGGCGTTCAAAAGCGGGATTTGTGGATACGTGGCAAACCAGTCGCGGCAAAGCGACGGAGCCAGCGCCTCCCCCGTGGGAATCATCCAACGCAGGGCGGAGAGTTTGTTTTCCGTTGCGGCGGCCTCTTCCAGAACGAGCCGCATCATGGAGGGAACCGCTTCCCAGATCGTTACGCCATCTGCGGAAACCTGCCGCGGCAGCGCCACCGGATCATGCGTAACCTCATCCGGGTAGATGACGACCTGCCCGCCGACCAGCGCCGCCGCCAGGAACTGCCACACGGAGATGTCGAAGCATTGGGAAGCGGTTTGGGCGATCACGTCCGCCGCCGTCAGGTTCAGGTCGCGGATTTTGGCAAACAGGTGGTTAATCATCCCCACCTGCTCCACCATGGCCCCCTTGGGCGTGCCCGTCGAGCCAGACGTGTAGATGACGTAGGCCAGATCACGCGGCTGGCCGCGATGGGGGGGATTGGGCGCGGCGGTGTGCGCCGTCAGCGCGGATTCCAATGTCAGGACGCGGGGCTGCATCGGGGTGGGCAGATGCGCCAGGGCCGCCGTGAGTTGGGACTGCAAGGCGCGGCTGACCAGCACCAATGGGCTGCTGCTCTGGCGCAGGACCTGGGCCAATCGTTGCGGTGGGTGCAGTGGGTCCAGTGGCAAGTAAGCGCCGCCCGCTTTGAAGACGCCAATGACGGCGGCCAGGAAGGCGGCGCTGCGTTCGCTAAAAAGGGCAATAACACTGTCTGGCCCGACGCCTTCCTCAATGAGGATGGCGGCCAGGCTGTTACTTTGTGCGTTGAGATGGCCATAGGTAAGTGTCTCTCCCTGGTAAACGGCTGCCGTGGCTGTCGGGGTCTTTTCTACCTGGTGTTCAAACAGTTGCGGGAAAGTCTGATCCTGGGGAAATGGGATGGCGGTGTCGTTCCAGGCGTGCAGCAGTTGTTCTCGCTCCGCGGCGGTGAGCAGCGTTAGGTGGCTGATGGGCAGATCGGGCTGGGCGATGGCCGCGGCCAGTAGCTGTTCCAGGTGGCCCAGGAGGCGGGACATGGTGTCTTCGTGGAACAGGTCGGTGTTGTATTCGACCGATAAGGATGGCCCGGCGGACATGTCCACCAGTGTCAATTCCATGTCGAACTTGGCCGTTCCGGTATGCACCAGTAGGGGTTCGCTTTTCAGACTGCCCATTTGCAGACCGGTCAGGGGCAGGTTGCGCAGGGAGAACATGACCTGGAAAACGGGGGGACGGCTGAGGTCGCGCCGGGGTTGCAGGGCCTCGACGACTTTTTCAAAGGGGATGTCCTGGTGGGCGTAGGCGTCTAGCGCGGTTTCGCGGACCTGGGCGAGGAAGTCGCGGAAGGTGGGGTCGTTGTCGAGGTCGGCGCGTAGCACGAGGGTGTTCACGAAGAAGCCGATCAAGGGTTCTACTTCTACGGGGGAGCGGTTGGCGATGTCCGTGCCGATGACGAGGTCGGTTTGTCCGGTATAGCGATGGAGCAGAATCTGGAAGGCGGCCAACAGGGTCATGAATTGGGTGACGCCTTCTTGTTGGCTGAATTGCGTGACGGTTTCGAGCAAGGATGCCGGCATTACTCGTGACACAATCGCCCCATTAAACGTCTGCATGGGCGGGCGGGGGCGGTCCGTGTCCATTTCCAGCACGGGTAACTCGCCCCCTAACTGTCTTTGCCAATAGGCGAGTTGGCGAGTTTGCGTTTCCCCTTGCAGCCACTGTTGCTGCCAGGCGGCATAATCAACATACTGCACGGGGAGTTCTGGCAAGGGGGAAGGTTGTCCTTGAGAAAACGCTGCGTACAGGATCGCCATTTCCCGGATCAGCACGCCGACCGACCAGCCATCGGCCACGATGTGGTGAACGGTGAGCAGGAGGATGTGTTCTTCCGCATCCAGTCGCAGCAGGCGCGCGCGTAGCGGCAGGTCATGGTGGAGCCGGAATGGGCGGCGGGCCTCCCGGTTTGCTTCTTCCGTGGCGGCTGCTGATCGTGAAGATGCCGGCACACCCATCAAATCCATCACGGGAATAGAGAGATGGGACGGTGGCTGAATCCGCTGCATCGGCTGGCCGTTAACGGACACGAACAGCGTGCGCAAGACCTGATGGCGGCGCACAATCTCGCTCAGCGTCTGCTCCAGCACGTCCACATCCAGCGGCCCTCGCAAGCGCAGCGCCGCCGGGATGTTGTAAAACGGGCTGTCCGGTTCCATTTGCGCCAGAAACCAGAGGCGCTGTTGCGCAAATGAAAGCGGAAAGGCATCGCCATCGGTGTCGCGCAGGCGGGGAATCGTGGTCGTCTCCGCCGTGGACGCAGCCGCGCGCTGTTTTAGTTTTCTCAGGAGTATCGCCTGTTTTTCCGGGCTGAGGTCAGCAAAACGTTTGAGGGCGTCGTTCATAATAAAGTCCTTCGAAGTCAGATTGGACCAATTTTCTCTATCGCGGGACGAATCCGCGCCATCCCGTTAGCCATTGTCGTCAGAGTCGGGAGGTGTTTCTGCCGGCATATTCTCCATCTCCGCCAACAATGCTTCCAATTCACCCGCGTCCACCTGCTCTAACTGCGTCGTGGTGACCAGCCAGGCCATGTCGGCAATGGTGGCCGCCTCGAAAAAACGGCGCAACGGAATTTGCACCCCAAAGGTTTCCTGCACGCGCGACATCAAC
Proteins encoded:
- a CDS encoding HAMP domain-containing protein, with translation MPKRRFSRQLPLRWRLTLWYLLTLGLILLLFAAFLYLELRSSLLSQLDASLEAVAAQAAQNVARDGQELRFQATGSREMEPVGDEYTLYLTDAAGAIWDVAGQVSAVPPLVGPETGAAMQTVQDDAWRVYVLPLNVEGVAGWVQAIADLDPISDTLGRLATLMLLGGPLALLLASLGGAFLARRALAPIDRMTRTAQAIGGGDLKQRIQYDGPADEVGRLAQTFDAMLDRLQTAFARERRFTGDAAHELRTPLTALKGRIGVTLSQPRSTDDYVTTLREMEEQVDRLARLSNDLLLMARLDQGRVLRDADRMDVADLLSAIVDQLRPLAEEKSITVTQALPDGLVLEGDMDLLIRLFLNLLDNAVKYTPTHGQVTITAAAVDGELRIAVTDSGPGIAPEHVPHLFERFYRVETARSREVGGAGLGLAIAYEITRVHGGQLSVESRLNQGASFIVSLPCAGISEK
- a CDS encoding response regulator transcription factor, which translates into the protein MRILVVEDEPGIAGFVRQGLMEAGYAVDLVGDGRAAVDYALAADYDAYVLDIMLPVMSGLDALRDLRRRGDQTPALMLTARDTVDDRVTGLDAGADDYLVKPFAFAELLARVRALLRRPPLQSQTVLQVSDLALDTARREVRRGSRLIDLSPREFAVLEYLMRHPNQVLSRTQIGEHVWNFDFYNESNVVDVYIGYLRRKIDRDSDYPLIHTIRGFGYRLSEAV
- a CDS encoding alpha/beta fold hydrolase; translated protein: MPQQPRQKRGIRYWAKLLAVPLLLGTVAYVQGTIYLLTRPMPSDVCCLTPADEGFVYEDVRLAAPDGAALAGWYIPTRNGAAVILLHGYGGNRMGTWFQARVLAREGYGVLMYDARASGESGGRRRSFGWQDIADVPAAIAFLQARPEVDANRIGILGVSTGGEIALNAAAQNEALRAVLVDGVGFAVGDDIPPPATIRERIMHTPFPLLFALMSWELGMPQPTPNSEMIGRIAPRPLLLVSTGSGLEKRQNEMFFALAGEPKAHWNVPDSWHSGLPQTHPEAYARRIVAFFDEWLAAP
- a CDS encoding MFS transporter, translating into MSSETTARQGIRGFFIVWGGQLVSLIGSGLTSFALSVWVYQGTGSATQLALVTLFFYMGIVVMSPLAGSLVDRWDKRLAMIISDSGAALSTLFIAVLFWVGRLEIWHIYVSVAANAAFRSIQWPAYASLIARVVPKEQLGRANGLVQLGRGVGEIASPVLAGALLPFIHLQGVILIDFATFLFAVLTLSLIRLPHLAQSAPSAQPEGDSAAGRGSFGNETAAGWRYIRQRPGLMGLLLFMSLVGLIYGVAQVLFIPLVLEFATETTLGRVMSIGSLGMLVGGGLMSASGGPKRRVLGVLGPGFLLGMGLILIGLRPQVMLVTMAMFLALLTVPIIGGSDEAIWQSKVDPDIQGRVFALKNAATTAVLPVASLAAGPLADYVFEPLLVEGGPLSQTVGRVIGVGGGRGIGLLFIVMGVTVILVTLMALASPRVRHVEEELPDAQPTPEMATAMAGGS
- a CDS encoding amino acid adenylation domain-containing protein, with protein sequence MNDALKRFADLSPEKQAILLRKLKQRAAASTAETTTIPRLRDTDGDAFPLSFAQQRLWFLAQMEPDSPFYNIPAALRLRGPLDVDVLEQTLSEIVRRHQVLRTLFVSVNGQPMQRIQPPSHLSIPVMDLMGVPASSRSAAATEEANREARRPFRLHHDLPLRARLLRLDAEEHILLLTVHHIVADGWSVGVLIREMAILYAAFSQGQPSPLPELPVQYVDYAAWQQQWLQGETQTRQLAYWQRQLGGELPVLEMDTDRPRPPMQTFNGAIVSRVMPASLLETVTQFSQQEGVTQFMTLLAAFQILLHRYTGQTDLVIGTDIANRSPVEVEPLIGFFVNTLVLRADLDNDPTFRDFLAQVRETALDAYAHQDIPFEKVVEALQPRRDLSRPPVFQVMFSLRNLPLTGLQMGSLKSEPLLVHTGTAKFDMELTLVDMSAGPSLSVEYNTDLFHEDTMSRLLGHLEQLLAAAIAQPDLPISHLTLLTAAEREQLLHAWNDTAIPFPQDQTFPQLFEHQVEKTPTATAAVYQGETLTYGHLNAQSNSLAAILIEEGVGPDSVIALFSERSAAFLAAVIGVFKAGGAYLPLDPLHPPQRLAQVLRQSSSPLVLVSRALQSQLTAALAHLPTPMQPRVLTLESALTAHTAAPNPPHRGQPRDLAYVIYTSGSTGTPKGAMVEQVGMINHLFAKIRDLNLTAADVIAQTASQCFDISVWQFLAAALVGGQVVIYPDEVTHDPVALPRQVSADGVTIWEAVPSMMRLVLEEAAATENKLSALRWMIPTGEALAPSLCRDWFATYPQIPLLNAYGPTECSDDVTHYPIYAPPPESVIHMPIGRPVMNMRAYVVDGHLAPVPRGVRGELCIAGIGVGRGYLHDPERTDAAFVPDPFTPAPGARLYKTGDLVRYLPDGLLEFIGRIDHQVKVRGFRIELGEIETALRQHAQVQEAVVVARPDEYGDKKLVAYVLPDLTQGSDQLTQEQVANWRNVWDDVYDPVRLQTLSPFQASGWDSSYTHQPIPHEEMEEWLAETVSRIRALLAQQGEQTARVLEIGCGSGMLLFQIAPHVAQYHGTDFVREPLDYIRHRLHAQPMPHATVEQREAGNLRGLPEQHFDLVILNSVVQYFPSIDYLRHVLSEAARLLRPGGAIFVGDVRNLALLQTFHLSVALFQAHEETTKAQIEQTVKVSQAQENELVVDPDFFAALPGSAAHLPPIMRAEVHLKRGVAENELTRFRYDVVLRLDQETTTEGKPPNEIELDWQAQSVTLASLEQLLRGQQPDAVWISRVPNARLHAERVAQAWMKQAEPEAPVSAYRERLASVATTGIDPSVFWALGERLPYEAVVMWDGHDEGACEVLLVRAGVRGYAPRIRTRQSARSWRQYANNPTRTAAVQALVPALRVFLKERLPEYMMPASFVILDVLPLTPNGKINRRALPDPEAHPDDLHAAYLPPRNMTELQLVQIWESVLNGRRLGVKDNFFEIGGHSLLAARLVSQVQQKMNVQLPLSALFQGPTIAEMAALIRQQSADAAQGPVIAIQPEGYKRPVFCVHPAGGNVLCYYEMAQHMGKGGRGMHDRPFYGIEAVGLGGHERMPDQMEALAARYIAAMREVQPHGPYLLGGWCSGGLVAHAMAQQLRARGEQVNLLALLDTSSEQEEMPADIDTQALNNEVSFFVATLKGAGHDVSVADVAHLDPSAQLAYLLQQAKALDAVPPDVTLDYMRTYLHVYEANMRAECSYQIRPYDGPAILFRAADHPPAEPEDLGWGTRMTGPFRVVTVPGNHNSMIENRENARILGICFREALENAD